Part of the Bacteroidia bacterium genome, TTTCCTTCATTGGAATGTGGCTGTTTTATCAAGTTATGTTAGAACGGTATCCTGAAAAGAAAAAATTCTTGTTTTATGTGTTTTTTGCTATTCCTAGCTTATGTTTTTGGGGTTCAGGTATTTTGAAGGACTCTATTACCATCGGTGGGGTAGGTTTTGTAGTAGCGGGATTTTACCGTTTGCTCATTTTGAGAAAATTTAAACTGGTGTATATACTGTGGATTATTGTAGGTGCAAAGGTTATCATAGATATCAAAGTGTATATTTTATTAGCACTCATGCTACCATTAGTTTTGTGGTTCATGCTGGATTTAAGGAATCTGATAAGAAATGCCCTACTAAGAAAATTATCTATTCCTGTGCTGGCAGCTGTAGGACTTGCCATAGGGGCTTATTCTGTTGCTACCTTCAGTGAAAAGTTTGGAAAATTTGCGGTTAAAAATGTTGTAGAAACTGCTAAAGCTACTCAATTTGATATGAGTGAAAAAGGTAGCCAAGGAGGTACTTCCATCAAGACGAATGCTTACTTAGCCTTATTTAATGGATTATTCAGACCGCTACCTTTTGATATTAAAAATCCTTTTATTGCTATTGCCGCCGTAGAAAATACCTTGCTTTTGTATCTACTGATTGTTGTGTTACGACGAAATAAATTTTCTGATATACTCAAAAGATTTGCTGAAGATACCTTTTTACTTCCTGCTTTGATTTTTATCATTCTCTTTGGATATATGGTAGGTTTTTCTACGCCGAACTTAGGGGCGCTAGTCCGATACAAGATTCCTATCCTACCTTTCTACGGGGTTTTAATAGCTTTATTTTATGTCCCTCGGATGAGAAAACAAAAATAGCTTAATTTGAAACACACAATCTTGTAGACTTGTTCTTTTGTGTGTAAAAAGTAGTATTTTTGTAGAGCTGTTTTTCATGTTTGAGCATTTTAGATACTTGTCTTTATCTCATCAAAAAGCTCCCGTAGAAATTAGAGAGCTGATTTATTTGAGTGAAGAAGAGTGCAGAAAGTTGTATCAGTTGCAAAAGGACTATTTAAATTTGCAAGATTGCTTAGTTTTTTCCACTTGCAACAGAACCGAAATTTACTACCATTCAGAAAAGGACTTATCTTCAACTTTTATTTCATTTTTAGGTCATATAAAAGGAATAAAAGACATTGAGCGATACACACCGTACTTTGATATTGTTCATGACCCTTATCAAGCCGTAGAGTACCTATTTGAAGTAGCCGCAGGGCTGCACTCTGCTGTGTTGGGGGATATTCAAATCGCTAACCAAATTAAAGAGGCGTACAAAGTTGCCGTAGAATGTCAAAGCACAGGACCTTTACTCCATCGGCTAATGCATACCGTATTTCATGCCAACAAACGAATCCATCAAGAAACTGCCTTTAAGGAAGGTACTGCATCTGTGAGCTATGCTGCGGCACAATTGGCAAATTCTTTAGCCGCTCAAATCATAGAACCAAAAGCTTTGGTAATTGGCGCGGGCGAAATAGGTAGAGAAGTAGCTATTAACCTTAAAAGCACTTGCGTCAAAGATATAACTATATGCAACAGAACCCTCGAAAAAGCAACTGAACTCAGTCAGGCACACGGCTTTAATATCTTACCTTTTGAGTATCTTTCTCAAAAAGTAAAAGAGTTTGACGTAATTATTGTAGCTGCCAGTGGGGAAAAACCTATTTTACAACTCCAGC contains:
- the hemA gene encoding glutamyl-tRNA reductase — protein: MFEHFRYLSLSHQKAPVEIRELIYLSEEECRKLYQLQKDYLNLQDCLVFSTCNRTEIYYHSEKDLSSTFISFLGHIKGIKDIERYTPYFDIVHDPYQAVEYLFEVAAGLHSAVLGDIQIANQIKEAYKVAVECQSTGPLLHRLMHTVFHANKRIHQETAFKEGTASVSYAAAQLANSLAAQIIEPKALVIGAGEIGREVAINLKSTCVKDITICNRTLEKATELSQAHGFNILPFEYLSQKVKEFDVIIVAASGEKPILQLQHFQEVPYKLYFVIDIAVPRGADPEIAKIPLLSLYNIDDLQQEIKQAQENRRKAIPAVKKIIQEMVQEFYEWTKELEFSPVIQKMKDALEQIRQEELKRYAKNVSKEEIERMEELSKSIIQKIIKLPVLQLKASCQRGQAETLIDVLNDLFDLEKNKVKAN